In Gammaproteobacteria bacterium, the DNA window ATCTTAAAGCAAGCTTCGAGTTAAACAAAGCGCTTGAAGCACCTATTGCCAAAGGCGAAGTTGTTGGCACGGTTTATATTCAACTAGACGGCAAAGAGTTAGCCCAATATCCACTAGTGACCTTAAATGAGGTTGAACTTGGCAGTTGGTTTAAACGCACGATGGATTACTTTAAGCAAATGGTCGCAACTTGGTTTAATTAATCAGCACGAAAAGTCAGTAAAAAACCATCATGATTGATGGTTTTTTTTCGACTAGCCGCCAACCGACGAATGAGATAAAATAGTAGGTTATCGAGCTTACCCTACCAAGGCGCTAATCTCATTGCTAGACCGTTATCACCAATGTTTGTCATTGGCATGATGGTTTAAATAGAATTGGTATAAGGTATGTCACAGCTACCCCAATATTTTTATTCGATACGTATCACCACAGCAGCGGCGTAATTGCGTTAAACACTGTGGTATTAAAATAATTCTGCCAAGTTAGACAGCACATGTTTTTCCTTGGCGACCCTTTGTGTTGGAGATTTTAATGGACACAAATTTTGATGAAATTCTCGATTTTCCTTGTGACTTTGGCTTTCGTATCATGGGCCTAGCTCAAGATGAATTACCAAATGTTGTTAACGCAGTTTTTGATTTGCATGCCCCTGGCGACTATAAGCAAAAGCCTGGCATTCGAGCGAGCAGTAGCGGAAAATATAACTCAATTTCATATACTGTGCGCGTACAAAGCAAACAACAAATCGAGTTACTTTATACCGAACTTTCGGCGATCGATATTGTACGTTACGTGCTTTAGGAAGAAATAGTAGATAATTGGCAGCAATTAAAGGGGTTTCATGTCAAATAACGGCGCAGCACCAGCGAACAATTTAGTTATCCGACAATTAAATCGTCGGGATTACGAATCAGTCTGGCATGCAATGCAAGACTATACTGATACGCGTGATGCACAATCACGTGATGAAATCTGGTTGGTTGAACACGATCCGATTTTTACCCAGGGACAAGCAGGTAAAGAAGAGCATCTCTTATTTCCCGGCGATATTCCGGTGGTAAAGGTCGATCGTGGCGGTCAAGTAACCTATCATGGACCGGGCCAATTAGTCGCTTATTTCTTATTAGATATTCGCCGGTTAAAGTGTGGCGTTCGTGACTTGGTGACCCATATTGAACAAAGCTTAGTTGAATTGCTCAATATCTATGATATAAAGGCGTACCCAAAACCCGATGCACCCGGCGTATATGTCGATGGTAAAAAAATAGCCAGTCTCGGATTACGAATTCGCAAGGGCTGTTCCTTCCACGGATTGGCCCTTAATGTTGATATGGATCTCGGCCCGTTTAAACGGATAAACCCTTGTGGTTACAGCGGTCTTGAAATGGTCCAAATCAATGATCTTAGCGGTCCCATTGAGTTGGCGTCGGTTGAGAAAAATTTAACCAAGATTATTGCCCAACGCTTAGGTTATATTAATCTAGAGCACGTTACAGGATTCACCCATGAGTAACTTAAAACAATCAAAATTAGTCGCTGGCGAAAAACTTCGCGACGCCGACAAAATGGCGTTTATTCCGATCAAAGTGGTCGAAACCCCAAAAGCCGAAGTGTTACGCAAACCTAGCTGGCTCAGAGTTAAATTACCTCGTAGCACCGCTAAAATTGATGAAATTAAAAGCGCTATGCGTAAGCATAACCTCAGCTCTGTGTGTGAAGAGGCTTCTTGCCCTAACTTAAGCGAATGTTTCACCCATGGCACGGCAACGTTTATGATCCTTGGCGCTATTTGTACTCGCCGCTGCCCATTTTGCGATGTTGGACATGGCAGACCGCTACCAGTCAACGCCGAAGAGCCTGAGAAACTCGCCCTAACAGTGCGTGATATGAAGTTAAAATATGTGGTCATTACTTCGGTCGATCGTGATGATTTACGTGACGGTGGCGCTCAACACTTTGCCGATTGTATTAAAGCTATTCGTGCTGAAGTACCTTCAATAAAAATTGAAATATTGGTGCCTGATTTTAAAGGCCGGATGGACAAAGCGCTTGAGATCCTAAGCACCGAG includes these proteins:
- a CDS encoding DUF493 family protein translates to MDTNFDEILDFPCDFGFRIMGLAQDELPNVVNAVFDLHAPGDYKQKPGIRASSSGKYNSISYTVRVQSKQQIELLYTELSAIDIVRYVL
- the lipB gene encoding lipoyl(octanoyl) transferase LipB is translated as MSNNGAAPANNLVIRQLNRRDYESVWHAMQDYTDTRDAQSRDEIWLVEHDPIFTQGQAGKEEHLLFPGDIPVVKVDRGGQVTYHGPGQLVAYFLLDIRRLKCGVRDLVTHIEQSLVELLNIYDIKAYPKPDAPGVYVDGKKIASLGLRIRKGCSFHGLALNVDMDLGPFKRINPCGYSGLEMVQINDLSGPIELASVEKNLTKIIAQRLGYINLEHVTGFTHE
- the lipA gene encoding lipoyl synthase codes for the protein MSNLKQSKLVAGEKLRDADKMAFIPIKVVETPKAEVLRKPSWLRVKLPRSTAKIDEIKSAMRKHNLSSVCEEASCPNLSECFTHGTATFMILGAICTRRCPFCDVGHGRPLPVNAEEPEKLALTVRDMKLKYVVITSVDRDDLRDGGAQHFADCIKAIRAEVPSIKIEILVPDFKGRMDKALEILSTEPPDVFNHNLETAPHLYREVRPGAHYKNSLELLRRFKEMHPEVTTKSGLMMGLGETNDEIAAVLKDLRDHNVEMLTLGQYLQPSKHHLPVKRYVPPAEFDALGEIAKELGFTHAACGPMVRSSYHADMQAAGKEIK